One segment of Ipomoea triloba cultivar NCNSP0323 chromosome 12, ASM357664v1 DNA contains the following:
- the LOC115999448 gene encoding soluble inorganic pyrophosphatase PPA1-like, with protein sequence MDRAQGRSIDRVWSKNRIGSTDWSRRIWSETWGIRVIPRQQVRVAVIVKEGERVRVFTRDNVVTCLLPPGTHFPPATSCVCIYINDTGLISQLHFYLDLLSPPVTPFSLKTSNQSNMSQSDEVAAFPQKRTPRLNERILSSMSRRSVAAHPWHDLEIGAEAPKTFNVVIEITKGSKVKYELDKKTGLIKVDRILYSSVVYPHNYGFIPRTLCEDNDPMDVLVLMQEPVLPGCYLRARAIGLMPMIDQGEKDDKIIAVCADDPEYRHYTDISQLPPHRLAEIRRFFEDYKKNENKEVAVNEFLPSDTAFEAIQYSMDLYAEYIMYNLRK encoded by the exons ATGGATCGGGCCCAAGGCAGGAGCATAGACCGGGTCTGGAGCAAGAACCGAATCGGGAGTACAGACTGGAGCAGGAGGATCTGGAGCGAAACCTGGGGCATACGGGTCATCCCCCGTCAACAAGTGCGCGTAGCTGTCATAGTCAAAGAGGGGGAG AGAGTGCGTGTGTTTACACGTGACAACGTGGTTACTTGTCTGCTCCCCCCTGGCACCCACTTCCCACCGGCCACCTCttgcgtgtgtatatatataaacgacaCCGGATTGATCTCGCAGTTGCATTTCTACCTTGACCTACTTTCACCACCTGTTACGCCATTTTCTTTGAAAACAAG TAATCAGTCAAACATGAGCCAATCCGATGAAGTTGCTGCATTTCCACAAAAGCGGACTCCTCGTCTGAATGAGAGGATCCTCTCTTCTATGTCCAGAAGATCTGTTGCTGCTCATCCTTGGCACGATCTTGAGATAG gAGCTGAAGCACCAAAAACTTTCAATGTT GTTATTGAGATTACAAAAGGGAGCAAAGTCAAATATGAACTTGACAAGAAAACTGGTCTGATTAAG GTTGATCGTATCTTGTATTCATCAGTGGTTTATCCTCACAATTATGGATTCATTCCTAGAACACTATGTGAAGATAATGATCCAATGGATGTGTTAGTCCTTATGCAG GAGCCTGTTCTTCCTGGTTGTTATCTCCGAGCTAGGGCCATAGGGCTGATGCCAATGATTGATCAG GGTGAGAAGGATGATAAAATTATAGCAGTCTGTGCAGACGACCCTGAATATCGCCATTACACTGATATCAGCCAGCTACCCCCTCACCGTTTAGCTGAAATCCGCCGTTTCTTTGAAGATT ACAAGAAGAACGAGAACAAGGAGGTCGCAGTTAACGAGTTTCTGCCCTCGGATACTGCTTTCGAGGCTATTCAGTACTCCAT GGACCTCTACGCGGAGTATATTATGTACAATTTGAGGAAATAG